From Rhododendron vialii isolate Sample 1 chromosome 10a, ASM3025357v1, the proteins below share one genomic window:
- the LOC131303910 gene encoding probable WRKY transcription factor 45 yields MENYPILFPFASTMPPSSSFSSPMDLHKKNSNGFLGLRAEIMDGHQTSEVKDVSNSGSFRVGENEAKEGKKKGVKKIRNPKFAFQTRTEVDILDDGYRWRKYGQKAVKNNRFPRSYYKCTYQGCNVKKQVQRQSRDEGVVVTTYEGVHTHPIDRPTDNFEQILTQMHIYPAPPL; encoded by the exons aTGGAGAATTACCCAATCTTGTTCCCTTTTGCATCAACTATGCcaccctcttcttctttttcatcacCCATGGATCTTCATAAAAAGAACTCCAATGGGTTTTTAGGGTTGCGCGCGGAGATCATGGACGGTCATCAGACATCCGAAGTTAAAGATGTTTCCAATAGTGGAAGCTTTAGGGTGGGTGAAAATGAAGCGAAAGAGGGTAAGAAGAAAGGTGTGAAGAAAATTAGGAACCCCAAATTTGCTTTTCAAACAAGAACCGAGGTTGATATACTTGATGATGGGTATCGGTGGAGGAAATATGGTCAGAAAGCTGTGAAGAACAACAGATTTCCAAG AAGCTACTATAAGTGCACTTACCAAGGGTGCAATGTGAAGAAACAAGTGCAACGCCAGTCCAGAGATGAAGGTGTTGTGGTAACGACTTATGAAGGGGTTCACACGCATCCAATCGACAGGCCAACCGACAATTTCGAGCAGATCTTGACTCAGATGCATATTTATCCTGCTCCCCCCCTTTGA